AGGCCTCGGCGTCGGCCTGTGGATCCAAGCCTCGTTCGCCGTCGCGCAAGCCGTCGTTAAACCAGAACTGGTCCCTGCCGCCGTGGGATTCATCACCCTCGCCCAGTTCGCCGGAATCACCATCGTCATggccatcgccaacgccgtCTTCCTCAATACATGCCTGACCGAGATCCCCAAGATCCTGCCCGGTGTTCCCCGCTCCCAGATCGAGGCTGCTATCCAGGGCGCCTCTGACTTGCTGGATACATTGAACGACGAGACCCGCACTAAAGTCCTTGAGGCTATTGTCTCTGGCATCAGCAAGGCTTATATCCTTGtcattgctgctggcggtcTAGTCGCTGTGCTTAGTGTGCTCATGAAGCGCGAGCGTCTGtttggtgtttctggtgctgttggtgctgcttAGTGGTTTACTGAAAAGTTGGATTTTGTATCCAGGTCTTCCTCTATCATCTTAGAATAGTATGTCTTGTAATAAAATTCTACACTCATTCGCTTCTCAATCCAGTAACATATACTAAAAGAACATTACTTGTAGTCGAAGGGTCAAGTGGGGATCCAGAGGCTTCGCGTTGCGAACAgggtattatttattttaattctattCAATAAACCTCTCTAAGTATATAGTCTTCCAATGTTAAAGTAGTGCTAAAGTATCCATGGTTCTATATTCTGGAAGATGCAAGATAACCATGCGCTGGTTCTAGCATTCTATCACCTGCAAAACTAATTCATTTGAgaataatatctatttacTCCGATTTTTCACCCGAGAATGTCTTCTCCACTCTCTGCCAAAAGTGATTCGCAACTTCCTGAATCCGCCCTTCCTCGAAATGCAGCGCATCGAACTCGAAAGACGACCGGAAGGTGTTGTCGTCTGTGATGTGCATAACGCgaacaaggatatcaaaCTGCACTTGTCAATAAAGCCTCCAATTTCTCAAAGTAAGGGGAGAAACGTACATGCCACGGGTCATTCGACTTCCTaatatcatcatcaacccatAACGCCTCCGACTCAACGGCAGTAGGACGCCGCTGGAAGTTAACCGCCGTGTTAAACAACTTCTTCCCACCGTGTACCTCATCCACCACCTCTCTGATATTAACCGCAGAATGCATACTGTCCTGCGCCCGTTGATCCTGCATCCGTTTCGCCAGTACCGCCAAGTCCTCCTCGGTTGTGccctcctctgcctcaaCCCCTTGTAGATGATATGCCAGGACATTAATCAGAGGACCAACCATGCTGAACACGCCCGGAACATTCTCATCACGACCAGACACAACATATTCGAACCCAACATCCGATTTCTGCGTGTAGAGACTCAGCGTCTGCGCCCACGCCGCGTCGAAGATACTAGCCGCCGTAATGCCATGGGCAACACTAAACGACGTCaacgcagcagcagggatCTCAGGTAGGTAGAAGATCGTCTTCTGCTTGCTGAAGTGCGGCACCGGTCGAGATACCGGGAAAGAGAGTAGAGTGGGGGGCTGGTCGCGCAGATTCTCTGTCCAGTACGAGGTATCCTGGCTCGCTCGGTCTGGATGGGTTTGCGCTATCACGAAGTCCTTGTATGATGGTGCTAGCTTGGGAGTGTATTCCTGATCATCTGTCTCATAGGCTTCCAGCAAGGCTTCTTTGATGACTCTTAGAGACCACCCGTCAATGACTAGGTGGTCCAGCTCGATGTGAATGAAGAACCGGTCTCCTCGCTGAGAAAGCAGCATTCGGTGTGGCAGGAAGCACTCATCGACTAGAGGTATACCCAGGGACTCAAATGCTAGCTCTGCTCTTAGGGCTACCTCGGAAGATATTGAAACAGTCGCGATCTCTGGCTCGGCATTTTGTAGCACGACCTGGACAGGCGACAGTTGGCCTGACGGGTCGACCAGGAAGATACTCCTCAGTATTGGGAGTCTCTGGACCACCTTTCTCCATGATCGAGCTAGTCGTTCCAACGATAACTTCGTCTGGCCTTCCTGTGGGGCAATCTCCATCTGCCACGACAAGAGGAAGACAGCGGGATTTACCTGGCGCTGTCGGTGGATCTCACGCTGCATTGGCGCAAAGTAGTAGGCGTCTTGAACTGTCACAGAGGGATGGTAACGGAGACGTGCCTGAAGAAGGCTATCGTATGGTGCTAATATGTCGCTCGCAGACGGATATCTCTGCCCGGGTTGTGCTGGCGACGCAGTACTAACTTCCTTActgagctgctgctcgacCAGAGACACCAGGTTTCCCAGCGTTTTGGCGTTAATTATACCTCGAACGGTGACAGGCAGCCCTAGCCTCTTCGCCTGTGAGACAACTTCAATGGCAGCAATGGAGTCGCCCCCGATAGCGAAGAACGAGGTGCGTATATTGACTTGCTCAGTTGGCTTCTGGAGGGCTCTACACCAGAGGTTTCGGAGTGTGTCTGCCAAAGATCCTTCAATAATCTCACTTTTTCGGTAGTCCCCATCGGTCTGCTGGTCTTCCACTATATCCATAAACGTGGCGTCGTCCATATCATTGACCCAGCCCTTGATGGCCTTGCGATCAATCTTCCCCGATATCAAAAGGGGCAATTCCTCCAGTAAAGCCCAGACAGTGGGAACCATGTACTCCGGAAGAGCAAGCTCAAGACGCTGCTTCAACTCCTCTAGTTTACCAACAGTCTCAGGGGAATGTCTATCCCTGGCTATCGCGAATCGATCCTGAGGCCCAGCAGAACCATTCCCAAGACCAGATCGATTGAAGCTCAGAACAGCCACAATCTGACGGCGACATGGACCCTGCGCTGGAAGTGCAGCCAACGTACTCGCCACCAGACCGGACGCCATGATCTGGTTCTCAATCTCCCCAAGCTCGATTCGATACCCACGCAGCTTGACCTGCGTATCCCGACGCCCGACAATCCGAAATGTCCCATCTTCGTTATATCTCGCCAGATCCCCAGACCGATACAGCGTCTGATACGGACTCGAGCTGAGTTGTTTCAGCCATTCTGGCGCTGGGACCCAGGCAGCATCAGTCTGTTGCTTATCCCCAATATACCCACTCCCCAACAAAGGCCCAGAAATGAGTATCTCGCCTACACAACCAATAGCGCACAGCTGGTGATAATTTTCCGGATTCGCAATCCACATCGTTGCGCCAATCGCAAACCCAATATGAGTTGGGTCAGCGTCTGGGGAAACACGCAGGTTACCGGAACAGTAGACGGCAGTCTCGGATGGGCCGTACGCAGCAGTCAACTCGACATGGTCGGCCCATCGCACGATCGTCTCTTTCGTGATGGGCTCCCCGGCGAGGACGATTGTCTTCAACGTGGGGACGTCGTGGGGGTATAACAGATTCGCGACGGTCGGAACAACCAGCAGGGTGTTCGCATTTAGTGAAGAGATAGCTCCAGGGAGGTTATTCAGACGGTCTTCTTCGGAGGGTGCACAGATACAGCCGCCAAATGCCAAAGTGGTGAAGAACTCCCCAATTGAGAGATCGAATGTGTGTGCGCCGAATTGCAGCGTGCGCCAGTGAGGACCGGCCCCGAATGACTTTCCATGGTGCAGGATTGACGCGCAAATCGCCTGGTGTGACATGAGAATGCCCTTTGGTTTGCCAGTGCTTCCTGAAGTGAATAGCAGATATGCCAGGCTAAATGGCTGGGACAGACCCGGGGGCACTCCCGCGCCTTCAGCGGACTCTGGAAAGTTCCCGTCCACTGTTACAATTGTATCACAAAGACCTTTCAGTGCTGCCGAGCCAGTAGCTGAGGCAAGACTGACGTTTATCTCCGCGGTTTTGATAACTTCAGCAATCCGGTCGCGTGGATGCGTCGGTTCTATAGGGACGTAGACACCCCCAGCCTTGAACACGGCGAGAATAGCCACGACAGTCCAGAGGGACTTCTCGAAGCATACACCAATGAACATGCCCGGCTGCACCCCGATATCTAATAATTGGATGGCTATCATGTTGGAGTACCTCTCTACCTCCGTATAGGTAAGATCGCGCTCGAGCGATGAGACAGCAATGGCCTCGGGTTGGGCCTTTAGCTGTCGGTCAAACAGATAATGTATGCACGTCTCCTCTGGCGGGGGTGTGAGTTTATTCCACTTGTGTATCTGGGCGAGATCGTGATTGCTTAACGGAGAGATAGATCCAATCGTCGAGTCTCTCGCACTCTCCGTCAACTGCGTGAGCACAGCCTGGAACTGGTGACTGAGGTTTCGGGCCTGGATAGCTGACACTACACGTTCGTCGTGCTGGATTGTCATTTTAACGGTTGTCTCCGAAGCAGGAGTACAAGTTATTATGAGTGGGTAAGGGTGATGCTCTTTCTTGCCCAGCTCATCCACATATTCAAGTCCCAGCACCTGCATGGACGGTGCAATTGCGTCGGCGAATTCCATGGGATGTACGACAAGCAATGTTTGAAAGTCCACGCCCGTCCACGCTCTATCGGCGAGAGCCTGTCGGATCTTCGAAATACCGATGTGTTCAAATGGTATCATCTCGCCGGAAAATGAGCGGACAGCAGACAGGAACCTGGCGACGGACTGCTGCGGGTCGATACTTAAAGCGATGGGCACAAGATTAATTGTAGGGCCTGTCATCCTGCCTACTCCTGGCACTGGAGCTGTGCGGCCACTGTTGATTGCCCCAAAGACGATATCCTGTGTGCCGGTGTAGTGCGAAAGGAGGATTCCCCACGCAGCTCGCAGGAGAAGAGCTTTGGTTAGGCCTAGGGGCGCTTGCTCTTGTGGGAGATGTAGCAAATGCTCAGTCACTGCTGACGGGTTCACCTGGAAgtctggctgctggggtAAAGAAGGGAATGGAGTCGGGTTGAGGTCTCCTAGGGACTGCCTCCAGAATTCCTCTTGTTTTTGTATCTGTCCCTGGTCTGGTGCAACGACTGACTGGATGAATCTTGCGAAAGGGACGCGAGTTGCGAAAGATGTACCTGTCGCCTGGAATCGAATCGCCacttcctccagcacctcagGGATAGACGCACCGTCACACAATGCGTGGTGGGCAGTCCAGACAAAATACCTCTTGCCCTCATCATTCACGACAGTATAGCGAAAGAAGCGACCTCCAGGGGCCATGGGGAGCCCTGCATCTTCTCCCAGAAAGGTAGCAAGACTCAGCTCAACGGAATTCCATGCGGGTACCTCGTCAAGGACCACCTGCACATAGCCTCTTGTATCAGGAATGCTGCAGATACGGGTGCGAAGGACCGGGTTTTCTCGTATCGTATACTCCCACGCTTGCTGTAACTTGTGCACCTCCAGGTCGTCGGCGAGTCGAAAGACAAACTGTCGGACATATGGATTTGTGCTGCCATCAAACTCGGCAACGAGGGCTTCCTGCATCGGGCTACAGGGGTACACGttctcaatttcctccgGTTGTACGTCGCACTTGGCGGCGACCTCGTTGAGGGTCTGCTCCAGGGCCCCAGAACCTCGCATGAGGGCAAAAGGCTCGAGGCCGTAATCAATATCGTCTTCTCTGACTTCCACTATCTGAGCCACGCTCGCCATTTCTTCCAGTGATGCGTTCATGAAGATCTGCTCTATCGTCAAATGAATTCCCTGCTTCTCGGCCGCACTGATAAGCATCTGGCTGCGGACTGAGTCTCCTCCAACATCGAAGAAGACATCTTCGTCAAAGAAGCTCTCGGGATCGTCTTGGAGAACCTCAGCCCAGAGATGTCGCAGTCGGTCTTTGATATCGtcggcttcgatatcatcggCGTTGCCATTATGATCTGTGGTCTTGAATATAGGTTAGCCGTGAAACCCCAATATCAAAGGATGTACCAACTATAGACAACGGAGACCGCTCAGAGAGATGCCCGAGGTCAGCCACAGCATTCTGGACGGCGAGCATAGTGGATGGTTGAGCTTCCAGTGTCGGTCGTAATCAGCTTCACTACGTCTAGCAGGTCCTTGCCGATATAACGGCCGGGCCGTTAGAGCAAAACAGGTGGACCGTTCGGGAAATGGAATTGGAATCAATATACCGAGACCTTCCAAAACTGGCAAGTAGCAAACCGGATTCGGTTGGGGTAAAGGAATTGCACAATTACTTTGATTGTTTACGGGTTCCTGGTGGTCCGTGGCAACTTGGGCACGGATTATATCTttcctaaataggaaatGTCGAGGCCTGATAGTCCAGGTtgaatataaatctagatattttcAAGGGTAAAATAATGGCAAGCCTTATTCAACATCTGACAGACTAGAGATTAGGACATTATCATTCAACACCGCAACAATGTAAGTTCAACCTCAGTCAAACAAATGACAGCAGCCCTAACCAAGCAGGCTCAACGACCCTGCAGAGAAATACAGCCCCTTCCCCCAGCTACACCTCCCCAACCGTAAATGGCCCAGCAAAGCCTTAACCAAGCCTCCTAGATGGCTGTCAACCGACCTCCGAGATGGCAACCAGGCGTTAGTCCATCCAATGGACGGCGCTGCCAAACTGCGCtacttccacttcctccttGAGCTGGGCTACAAGGAAATTGAGATTTCGTACCCATCGGCGTCACAGACCGAATATGACTTTACGCGGCacctcatcaccaccggaGCAATCCCCGACGACGTGACCATCCAGGTGATGGCGCCCTGTCGAGAGGACCTAATCCGGACCACCATAGAGTCTGTCCGCGGTGCGAAGAGCGCCATCATTCACCTCCACGTTTCAACCTCGGACTGTTTCCGCGAGGTGGTATTCAACCTCACTGAGAATGAGATGGTTGATCTGGCCGTACGGTGTGCGAAAACGACCAGAGCCTTGACAAAGGATAGTCCTGATCCTGAAATGGCAAAGACAGAATGGACTCTAGAGTTCACGCCGGAAAACTTCCAGGACACATCGGTATACTTCGGACTGTCAATCTGCGAGGCAGTCAAAGCTGCCTGGGAACCGACGGTGCAGCACCCGATCATCTTCAATCTCACATCGACGGTGGAGGTGGCCATGCCGAACTTGTTCGCGGACCAggtcgagttcttctgcGATCACATCACCGAGCGGGACAAGGTGTGCGTCTCGCTCCATAACCACAATGACCGGGGATGTGCAGTGGCAACGGCAGAGCTCTCCCAACTCGCTGGAGCAGATCGAGTCGAGGGATGTCTGTTTGGGAACGGCGAGCGTACAGGCAACGTGGACCTAGTCACTCTCGCATTGAACCTCTACACACAGGGTGTCCATCCAGGAATCAAATTCGGAGATATAAACGCGGTCGTCAACCTAGTGGAAGAGCTGACGAAGATCCCCGTGCATTACCGAGCCCCATACGCAGGCAAATTCGTCTTCTGTACATTCACAGGAACACACCAAGACGCCATTCGCAAGGGATACAAGAACCGGGCCTCGATTGAGCGGAATCTCGGCCGCTCCCCAAAATGGCGCATTCCCTTCTTACCCATGGACCCAGTCGATCTAGGCAGGAAGCACGAAGCTGTCATCCGCATCAACGCACAGAGTGGAAAGGGCGGGATAGCGTGGTACGTCAACGATGTCTTCCAGATCGACCTGCCGCGCGAGCTGGAAATCGACTTTACGAAGATGGTTAAAGCGTACGCTAATGTGAATGGGCTGGAGATTACACATGAGATGATTGAAGAGCTGTTCCGAGATAGGTATATGCTCTCTGCCAATGTGGCTGAGATAGATCTTCTCAGTCGTACTCTGCTTGAGCAAAGAAACGGGGATAAGTTGGAACTTCGCCAGAATTATACCAATGGCTCTACTAATGGCCACACCAATGGAGATGATCACAATGCAAACGGCTACATAGGCGGTCCTGTTCGCCTACCTGGAAGTGGCCCTGCGAATGGCACTAATGGACACCTTAATGGAAATACCAACGGTAACGGCAACGGACATGCGAATGGAAAGACAagcggccatggtggagaTACCCCTGGTCTCATTGAGTCTTTAGAGTCAAAGATTCTCGTCGCAAATGATCAAGACATTCACGAATTCGGCGCTGATTCAGGATCAAGCATTAACCGTGCTTTCAAAGAAGTTGGATTTAATGTTGAATTCCTCGATTACACCGTCCAGACTATCGAAAAGGCTGAGGAACTGGCTGGCCATTCCTACGAGTATGCGAGTTTCGTCAAGGTCGCTCCAGAGGGAGGAACAACGGCGCTTTGGGGAGTTGCTATAAACGAGCGCCCTATCTCGGCATCGATTCAAGCTGTAAGTCCATacaataatatttctaaccatggtaCTTCGGCTGATAATTTCAGGTCCTCGCCGCATTGGTGAAGCTCAAGATTCGTGGCACGATAc
This region of Aspergillus puulaauensis MK2 DNA, chromosome 5, nearly complete sequence genomic DNA includes:
- a CDS encoding uncharacterized protein (COG:E;~EggNog:ENOG410PGJG;~InterPro:IPR036230,IPR002034,IPR000891,IPR013709, IPR013785;~PFAM:PF00682;~SMCOG1271:2-isopropylmalate synthase;~antiSMASH:Cluster_5.1;~go_function: GO:0003824 - catalytic activity [Evidence IEA];~go_function: GO:0003852 - 2-isopropylmalate synthase activity [Evidence IEA];~go_function: GO:0046912 - transferase activity, transferring acyl groups, acyl groups converted into alkyl on transfer [Evidence IEA];~go_process: GO:0009098 - leucine biosynthetic process [Evidence IEA];~go_process: GO:0019752 - carboxylic acid metabolic process [Evidence IEA]) — translated: MDGAAKLRYFHFLLELGYKEIEISYPSASQTEYDFTRHLITTGAIPDDVTIQVMAPCREDLIRTTIESVRGAKSAIIHLHVSTSDCFREVVFNLTENEMVDLAVRCAKTTRALTKDSPDPEMAKTEWTLEFTPENFQDTSVYFGLSICEAVKAAWEPTVQHPIIFNLTSTVEVAMPNLFADQVEFFCDHITERDKVCVSLHNHNDRGCAVATAELSQLAGADRVEGCLFGNGERTGNVDLVTLALNLYTQGVHPGIKFGDINAVVNLVEELTKIPVHYRAPYAGKFVFCTFTGTHQDAIRKGYKNRASIERNLGRSPKWRIPFLPMDPVDLGRKHEAVIRINAQSGKGGIAWYVNDVFQIDLPRELEIDFTKMVKAYANVNGLEITHEMIEELFRDRYMLSANVAEIDLLSRTLLEQRNGDKLELRQNYTNGSTNGHTNGDDHNANGYIGGPVRLPGSGPANGTNGHLNGNTNGNGNGHANGKTSGHGGDTPGLIESLESKILVANDQDIHEFGADSGSSINRAFKEVGFNVEFLDYTVQTIEKAEELAGHSYEYASFVKVAPEGGTTALWGVAINERPISASIQAVLAALVKLKIRGTIREEAETSG
- a CDS encoding non-ribosomal peptide synthetase (COG:I;~EggNog:ENOG410PH4X;~InterPro:IPR000873,IPR020845,IPR009081,IPR006162, IPR036736,IPR010071,IPR042099,IPR023213,IPR001242;~PFAM:PF00501,PF00668,PF00550;~SMCOG1002:AMP-dependent synthetase and ligase;~antiSMASH:Cluster_5.1;~go_function: GO:0003824 - catalytic activity [Evidence IEA]), whose translation is MLAVQNAVADLGHLSERSPLSIVDHNGNADDIEADDIKDRLRHLWAEVLQDDPESFFDEDVFFDVGGDSVRSQMLISAAEKQGIHLTIEQIFMNASLEEMASVAQIVEVREDDIDYGLEPFALMRGSGALEQTLNEVAAKCDVQPEEIENVYPCSPMQEALVAEFDGSTNPYVRQFVFRLADDLEVHKLQQAWEYTIRENPVLRTRICSIPDTRGYVQVVLDEVPAWNSVELSLATFLGEDAGLPMAPGGRFFRYTVVNDEGKRYFVWTAHHALCDGASIPEVLEEVAIRFQATGTSFATRVPFARFIQSVVAPDQGQIQKQEEFWRQSLGDLNPTPFPSLPQQPDFQVNPSAVTEHLLHLPQEQAPLGLTKALLLRAAWGILLSHYTGTQDIVFGAINSGRTAPVPGVGRMTGPTINLVPIALSIDPQQSVARFLSAVRSFSGEMIPFEHIGISKIRQALADRAWTGVDFQTLLVVHPMEFADAIAPSMQVLGLEYVDELGKKEHHPYPLIITCTPASETTVKMTIQHDERVVSAIQARNLSHQFQAVLTQLTESARDSTIGSISPLSNHDLAQIHKWNKLTPPPEETCIHYLFDRQLKAQPEAIAVSSLERDLTYTEVERYSNMIAIQLLDIGVQPGMFIGVCFEKSLWTVVAILAVFKAGGVYVPIEPTHPRDRIAEVIKTAEINVSLASATGSAALKGLCDTIVTVDGNFPESAEGAGVPPGLSQPFSLAYLLFTSGSTGKPKGILMSHQAICASILHHGKSFGAGPHWRTLQFGAHTFDLSIGEFFTTLAFGGCICAPSEEDRLNNLPGAISSLNANTLLVVPTVANLLYPHDVPTLKTIVLAGEPITKETIVRWADHVELTAAYGPSETAVYCSGNLRVSPDADPTHIGFAIGATMWIANPENYHQLCAIGCVGEILISGPLLGSGYIGDKQQTDAAWVPAPEWLKQLSSSPYQTLYRSGDLARYNEDGTFRIVGRRDTQVKLRGYRIELGEIENQIMASGLVASTLAALPAQGPCRRQIVAVLSFNRSGLGNGSAGPQDRFAIARDRHSPETVGKLEELKQRLELALPEYMVPTVWALLEELPLLISGKIDRKAIKGWVNDMDDATFMDIVEDQQTDGDYRKSEIIEGSLADTLRNLWCRALQKPTEQVNIRTSFFAIGGDSIAAIEVVSQAKRLGLPVTVRGIINAKTLGNLVSLVEQQLSKEVSTASPAQPGQRYPSASDILAPYDSLLQARLRYHPSVTVQDAYYFAPMQREIHRQRQVNPAVFLLSWQMEIAPQEGQTKLSLERLARSWRKVVQRLPILRSIFLVDPSGQLSPVQVVLQNAEPEIATVSISSEVALRAELAFESLGIPLVDECFLPHRMLLSQRGDRFFIHIELDHLVIDGWSLRVIKEALLEAYETDDQEYTPKLAPSYKDFVIAQTHPDRASQDTSYWTENLRDQPPTLLSFPVSRPVPHFSKQKTIFYLPEIPAAALTSFSVAHGITAASIFDAAWAQTLSLYTQKSDVGFEYVVSGRDENVPGVFSMVGPLINVLAYHLQGVEAEEGTTEEDLAVLAKRMQDQRAQDSMHSAVNIREVVDEVHGGKKLFNTAVNFQRRPTAVESEALWVDDDIRKSNDPWHFDILVRVMHITDDNTFRSSFEFDALHFEEGRIQEVANHFWQRVEKTFSGEKSE